The sequence cgatctcactaacaaaatatacaacctgttgctagaaatggttattacaacttttagactgatcttgcgaatagtaacaaaaaaacgagttattgcgttaaactcaaatttagagtaggaattactcaatatcattgatgataactactcaatttttgacgtttccatgtatcatttgaaaatgagtaacaagtactcaaactctgagtaactttttctaagcgtgtatgcttattattatcatttatcaacagagttgccattcatacaaaattatctgaaatgtacagatttgtaaacgtccatgcggatttcatccatcatcctccaacgcaatacaaaatcgaacccatgttatttactatttactatattatatatatatatatatatatatatatatatatatatatatatatatatatatatatatatatatatatatatatatatatatatatatatatatatatatatatatatatatatatatatatatatatatatatatatatatatatatatatatatatatatatatatcattaTTCACATAATAATACTGCAGTTCTACGAAAGATTTGACTGAGCAGAACAATACACACTCTATTACATTTCCGGAAACATTTTAGGGGAAAATCGGGAATCGTCCATCTTCCTGTCGAATCGGTTTAAGACAATATACAGGGCAATGTCGGAAGTAACCGTTCATTCTCGTTTCGGACATTTAAGAGCAGTCAGTAATCGAAAACCAATATTTCCGATGGATGAAGTTGCAGTTTGCAAATTTGCAAATTCTAATTTgcaaagaaaaattgaaaaggaaATGATCGTACTACCTGATAACGTTTTTCATTGCATTCAATTCCAACAAGCAGTTATTCACAGATTCATTTCGTTTCGTCTGAAGTCTGGGGAATCTAAAAAAATCCCGCATGACATCCTAATAATACGAAACTCTATATACGTGTTAATAAAAcacaataataatatttgttgaATTTAGTTTATTTTGAGTTTAAATTTCCTTTAGACATTTTCACTAATCTTGCTGCAAACACTGCGAAATACGATGTGAATAACCCAGCTcggtggcaacaataaggcgctccagctagtgctatcgtaaccaacatctcagtccttcggggccatcaaagctaacaagtcagtgagagcaaagtaaacaaaatgaaacaaatacaacacttcattgattgtgaaagtcagtattacaatttggcagcgcacgtttcataacgatatcatatttataatcaaacataaaaaaatcaacttccaaagctaaatatcacagatatttagtaacaacgaacttatatacttcttcgttgttttcgtctttgcggaaaagatgatggtcacgAAAACATGGCGGCCTAGCAGGAACTTGGAATAACCCTATGGTAAAGAAGACAGaacacacgcttaaaaatagttactcaaaatgagtaagatctcactcatctacagaaaaagtgaaacaactctaatttagagtaactccgaagttactcaaatttgagttcttccactggaaacgatattggggtaaaatctactcatttactgagtaatactttatttgtacatgtacctaaaatagagtaactatcactcaaattttgagtgaaattttatttcacatataccaaatttgcaaattttctgagtgtattgtattacaatattaagtaattgaactcaatactatatcaagtggtggttgcttggagtagtgtgtcaatcgcaaattaacatacatgtcagttatgctcaggcacctatcatacacttattcctcataaatgacatttaagcatattcggtttcattctaaagcacaacacggagtttatcattccggtttttgcagacacaacaccgtttgttttgagcgactcaccctcgaaatacgcgatctcactaacaaaatatacaacctgttattacagcgaatagtaacaaaaaaacgagttattgcgttaaactcaaatgtaGAGTAGGAGttattcaatatcattgatgataactactcaatttttgacgtttccatgtatcatttgaaaatgagtatctagtactcaaactccgagtaactttttctaagcatgCAACACTAAAAATGTCGAAGTGGCTCTCAGGCCCAAGACTCCGAAATTGTAGCGTGAGCTCACGATGAaaaataccctggtgatcacgtttttctatgtgttagtgcgattgtcattttattttggaataacagagagacgtgaagaaaaaaaaacataaacaaatgacgttccgggagATGCTTTTaggaaaatatttagagttggttctgtttgcgaaaatattgacagtgaaatgcggtgttttgctccgggatgtttcaatcgttttcatcacctgcatttgaaatgccacccacagcacaatcactccattatccatgataactgtaatagataccacagtgcgatctGCCAAATTCTTCCTCCaatgaaatgaacagaatcggatgtgtgtaaaattttctttatttcgacgttaccttgcaagcccttgaagaaaaaatgtccagattttcaaatagtgccaaagattcgccaggctgcgcgacaactggagtaacttagaagttaaatcccgatctgaactggtcgtttgtttatgtttaaatGCTTGAATCCtggcgcgccatacttaatttcgtgagaaaattaccaacacaaccaaaactgtcttatcacgccCCCAGTGTATTTTTTGTATGTATATAACCCAAACCACTGCTACTACTaccactagagatggtcgggtatagaaattcttataccagaacccgacccgtacccgagtgatcagcaaaaaaatttacccgtacccggtaaaaaatttaaaaaattacccgttccCGATCAATAgatgaagcatgaatagatttccaatgtctttggtactttatactcatttacaaatatcaacaaaaaggagtaatatctactcaaattgttcgagaagcatatttacacatagtgtcgtaatacccgttgtattcaattttgggtaggtatggtttttacgaaacagtggttTTTACaaccattgaacttctgtgccacctccggtggaaccctcaactagtgaacacggtgaaaaattgaatatttcgcgagaaaagattttcacccgtacttttgcgactccacgttgtcacgcattgagattttcacttgtagtccagtggaaagaaacgaaaattaactggcaatatagcccaacttgctgtgccatcaattggtgtcatttcaagtgaggtgacacaattcagaagtgaagaataagaacttatacgcagattttctgaaataaatgttcatgtttttatgttcattagaatcctaatgatttatatgaaaattttgaaaatctccaactaatatttaaaataacagttttctggtatttgaatgtgatatgagtactacactacattttatatatgaatcaaataatttttactagattatgcattaaacagctctaAAATGGCCATTAAAACCTaggtgaaaagtagggtctaaCCGTAAcaccttataccgttttcgtttattgatcagagcagcccgaaagctgacccagagtcgcccaaacaacgtttgatatgtttgttttagcaacctgaggtcgctctagatcggactccaatcgcgtagtttcgctctgaaaattttctcgggtcgcaccacgcatccatgcaagtttgtttattttttccttttttcatgagttgttgtttagggcgcgtaccacgtgttcgttttactcggagttagactcgcccgcgtctaggttcaaaaacgaaagcgGTATTATAGCTAaggtaaacgaaaacggtattaggctaagtttatttttcggaacaactgttttgcaataaaaaattttcgtcaacgtgttaacatatttatgtgaagtagaaATGGTatggtaatcgatcagaaaaaaaatttacccgtacccgacccgtacccgagtgagcagtaaatttttttacccgacccgacccgtaacCGAGTGAGCCGTAAAtcccaaaaacccgtcgggtacgggtacgggtcgggtttcgggtaaaatacccgagacccgaccatctctaactaCCACTACTCGGCATTTTCTCCCGTCTAGTACACATCGCTTACACACTCACCTCATTATACTCAAACTCATTGTAGCTAACACGTAACTCTAGATACCACAGTAACATTTATTTCTTTGGTTTGATAAGTGTTTGTTGATTCGAATGAACTAGATTTGTCTGTATATTGTATAAACTATTTTTCAGGCTCAAATTGAAGTAAGATACAGTTGAAATTGCTGGATCTAAACAAACGTATAAAGCACTGCATCGATTTGcataatattttcattattgccttaataaaatattgttgaaCTCTCGCGTTTTCTGTGGTAACGACCAATAAAGTTACCTTTCAACGTTCACTTCAaagaggaattccgaaagactcggtactcgctgagagtaagtcataatagtaaacgataGAGGAAAGTTTCCTCTCTCGGTTTGTGTTAAAATTAATACTTTATTATCCATTGTTTGCGAGCAATTTCTTTCAAAAGTGGATGTTGAAAGGTGGCCGTTATCGCAAAAAACGCATGaaataattaaataacacgTGTGTATAATTCACTTGCCATGTTTCTTTTTCTCCAGGATAGTGCCACATTAATTTTATGACAAAAAGGACAACTATAAAGAACGTTTAGTGAAAACCTAATACGGGCGAGTTTGCTTTTGATATCGGATTGTAAAGCAAGAACCTCATGGATACAATGACAAAAAGTAACCCGTTGGTAGTTCACTACAAAAATGCGGTGTACGACCTGAGTGAGTTTGCCCACAAGCACCCGGGTGGGTTAAACACGCTCAAAGGTTTACATAACCAGGACATGCAGGAGCGATTCGaaaaagctcctggtcattCCGACGCTGCTAAATATTTAATGAAAGAATACAAAATCCttgataagaataataatactaGCCGTGTCGATGCAAACAACTCCGGGCAGGGTCATATGAATGGAACAATCAATGGAGTCAGTGGATCAAAACATTCTAGCGAATATAATGACATTCTGTCTAAAGGCACAGACGATAGCATGGAGGTAAACAAATATAATCGTACAATAGAACTAATAGATACGATAGAGTTAATCATTTATAAACTACGTAGACTCATTTACTTCAAGAGTAGCCGCTTTGTGCAAAGCGCACAAGACGTTCCGTGAAgaatctaagacgaaacgcaaaAGTAGACTGATTTTCACTAATCTTTTCTTCGCAACACAATACTTCTCATCTCTCTATTCAAATGCCTATATGTTTTGCCATTCTATATAGAAAGTtattaaaattgctggaaaaactgactatcgaacggagcctcgaagacccatagtagtatataccaatcgactcagctcggcgattttttttttgctttgctgTTGTCTTCTCGGGAAGACTGACTAAGAATATAGTTGAACCACCTTGAAGCACATATGGTTGAACATTATCGGCATTTCCTGAAAACAAATTCTAATGCACTGTTATAGTAACTTCATAGTTTGCCACAAAATAACATACACTGTAATGTTAGAGCATGTTcaatagtgttctagttctagatgcataatttatgtcagttacaaaatttaaatctggatttcagccccagcagtgttttactcgtgtttcaaatatacaaaaaatagaacggcatcgtagaccagttttaaatttaacagaagagctggtcgaataaataaaactacaaCGGCTTGTCGGGGACGCGTTtgatccagtttctgttctattatagatctttcatatagaacttttaactgctgaatttgctcttaactTGATAATTCGGAATTAGATATTGCACAATCTACACGGGAACTAAACATAATACTACCATATACCACTTTTCAAACAGTACAGTCTCATTCCTCAATACCGGTAataaagttttgaagttttcatATTTTATCAACTGACTTCATAATAATTttactttaaatatttttaattatgAAGACTTTAAACTAATTCCAAGGCTCCTGAAAATTCCCGGCCCGGGGAGAGGAGATTTTGTACGATTCAAACGGCCCGCCTTTTTCCGTCAGCGTTCGTCAAAATTAGTTCTCAAGCTTACTTGTGACTACTCAGTGGCACAAAATGGAGTTTTATCCAAAGCTGGGTAGAATTCTATCAAATTGGTTGCTACGATGTCTAACGAAAGTGTCACTGACTTTAAAAGACATCCTTCGTACATCGGTCAACTGTTAAATTtatgggtaggtatggtttttgcaAAATATGAGTAGCTGGTACACATCGGCCGATGATCAATGGATGTCACACATTCAACAGACATCATATCAATCAGTTTGATAGGGCTCtacccaattttgggtaaaacaCCAATTTGTACCACTGAgtagccacaagtaagcgtgcaatactttctttaccggaacttTCACTCGTTCCGGCCGGCACGACGTTCCCAGACGGTGACGTGTTATGTCAATGCTtccataagaatgcattcaactaattttgacgATGACAGTATCGGAAGGTGACGAACCGTCTGAATCCTACTTTTTCCTATCGGTGGCTCTGTTCAAGAGTCAAATTTTGGTtaacgtggtttatgaacgatCCCTTATTGTTGTACTATAATATGCACAATGATAATCAACCAACTACAATATTCTGCTTTTGAAATCGGCGTATCTTATCGTGCAacttaagtacgattcagacggtccttCACCTTCCGTCTCAGTCAACCTCTGTCGCCGTCAAATTTAACTGAATGTATCacaacgtcaccgtcacggaacgtcttgtcAGCCGAATaatgtgaacgttccggtaaagaaagtgttaaactaattttggcggttttttgcaatgactgagcggaaatatatattggaaactatataagaaaaactaacaaataaatatatataagaaaaactaacagaaaagatgaatttttggaaaaagatacgctcagagacaggactcgaacctgcgttcttatgcattccgtgcatacgcgctaccatttcgccactctgatcttgttttagccactccaaaactcgaaacagacatagtagcaacgtacatcgaacatggtctacatcctggcttgATCGgataaataggtataaagcgagaggactagtgtttgatggacagagaagatgttttgatgtaaggtatcggtcgggtgacggccaggatgtagaccatgttcgatgtacgttgctactatgtctgtttcgagttttggagtggctaaaacaagatcagagtggcgaaatggtagcgcgtatgcacggaatgcatatgaacgcaggttcgagtcctgtctctgagcgtatctttttccaaaaaatcatcttttctgttagtttttctttcacttggcttctccaatatatatttccgctcagtcattgcgaaaaactgaacttagtcatggcggctttacatcaaactgaaaattaataaatcgttaatttTGACGGACGCTgatgttccggtgacggtgacagtAGGaggcggaccgtctgaatcgtacattaaagGTCTATTTACACCTTCCCGATCCGGTTCAGTACCGCCACAACACCGTGCTACTGTTGGATACTGAcattatttcgttttttttatgcacgcattcacacctatccggcacagtgccgtttcagtgcagctcgccatcagtgtagcgtccgtctgGCGAACTcagattcgtcgtcaccgatatatttttttattttcactgaagtcggtatgtcactgcCTTTACTGTGTGGAACGGAAACAGAACGGAGGTCACGGAACTGAACCGGAACGGAAATGTGTCCTTAAAGGTCTATTTATACCTTCCCGATCCGGTTCTGAGCCGACACAGTTCCGTGCACGGACGGTAACATTCTTTTACACGAAACAGTATGAACACACAAACTGAAGCGTGTAAAAGAATATTACCTTCCGTGCACGGTACTGTTCCAGCACTGAACCGGATCGAAAAGGTGTAAATAGACCTTAAACAACCGAATTAGTGATGACGTAAATGGATGTCATTAGGATAGTACGTCACGAATACTACGCGTTGATTTTCAAATAATTCTTATTATTTTTTACTAGTATCTCGTAAATTGGAATAAACCAATGTTGATGCAAATTCCTACTCTCGGAAAACATTACGTCGATTGGGTTAACAAACCAGTAGACCGAGAACTTAGACTTTTCGGACCAGCATTACTCGAAAACCTCACTAAAACACCCTGGTGGTTAGTTCCGGTCTTCTGGATTCCGTCAATCATGTATCTCATACACATCGGAGTTCAGGatcaattatcaaaaaaatcagAGGACCTCATCATACAAGACCACATTTCCCCAATGGTGATTGCGTGCCTTTGTGTCGGAGTATTTGTCTGGACTCTCTTAGAATATACACTTCACCGATGGGTATTTCACCTGGACCCGAAGGACAACTGGATTCTTCACACGTTTCATTTCCTGATTCATGGATTGCATCACAAAGTGCCTTTCGATCCATACCGACTAGTATTCCCACCTGTACCTGCCATCATGCTAGCCTGTTTATTTTATCAACCTGTACGACTTTTGTTGCCCCATCCAGTATTAATGCTAGCGGGAGGTCTGATAGGTATACAATAGCTTGTCATAGATAACAGACGTTCACCTCGACGTTGAACGTGCACATAATGTAAAGGccaattcaaatatattttctaCCAGTCTTTACTTACgattataaaatatttttgttagtCTTTACAAAACTTCAAGTGAATAATTCCTTTGAATGTCTGTTATCtaatattcattttataaagATTTTCATTCAGGATGATAAATTGCAGGATACCTTGGATACGACATGATTCATTATTACATTCATTACGGGAGTCCTAGAGGAGGTCATTTATACAATATGAAACGGTACCATTACCAACACCACTTTGTCCATCATGACCTAGGTATGTAAACTCTGTCATAACTGTTTCTGTCTTGAAATAATAATCATTCTGTTTTGTAGGCTTCGGTATCACCAGTGCGGTGTGGGATAAAGTGTTCGGAACAGCAATTTTATTACGTAAACTGAAGTATCTGCTTAAGTGGTAAATGTTAAAATATACATTGTGAAACACTATAAATTAATGATTTCACAAGATAAAATAGTAGACAAACAATTTGACATTCACTGAAAGCTCTACACAATTACTGCTAATCACAGACTCTCATAGTAACAGACTGGCGGATACCTTTTAGGGAGCCAAACGAACCGTCAAACTTTCATGCTCTAGCATAGGAATTTGACGCTTCGTTTGCCTCCCTGAGAGGTATTCGCCAGTCTGTTACAATGAGAGTCTGTACTGCTAATGACAACTGAATTATGAAAGCTTTACTGCGAAAGCTTCAATGTGACACTCGCCTTTGTGTAAGGTATATATTAATGTCAAGTAGGACGGTGTACAATGTATCATCAATAGGGCAGTGGTAATATAACGCATGAAATGATTAATATATCGATAATGTACTATGTTAGTATTTGGAGACTGGACGAattgaattcgaataaaatcatcttcaaacctgTTACCAAAAGTGTTTCGATATCATTTGgtaattttcaacaagttgtgGGCCCAGAGCTTAACTGGAGAAGCGAAGTGTAGATTGTTGGATAAACAATAATTTTGGATCAGCGCTTCGGTTAGAAGTAGCGAGCAGCaacgtttcggacagaaacgggGTTTTACTAGCAGTgacgtttcggacagaaacgggGATTGACCAGCAGTaacgtttcggacagaaacgggGATTTATTAGCAGTgacgtttcggacagaaacgggGATTGACCAGCAGTgacgtttcggacagaaacgggGATTGACCAGCAGTaacgtttcggacagaaacgggGATTTATCAGCAGTgacgtttcggacagaaacgggGACCGACGAGAAGCAAAAGTTTCGGATAGAAACGAAGATCTGGTTAAGATCAAGTCAGTTTGGACGTCCGAGAGATGGCGAATCTGCAGCAAGAAGGTGGATCTGACTCAGCGAAAAGCAGTGGTGGCTACGAGAGGGGAACTCTCGAGCGCACCGTTTTGATGATGCTTCATGGAAGCGGCAGCCGTGAATGGATTTTCGACGGTTCGGAAGCAGCGTTTGCTGCTTGGAAATGGCGAGTGGAGCACCGTTTAGCTAACATGGGTCTCCATCAT comes from Malaya genurostris strain Urasoe2022 chromosome 3, Malgen_1.1, whole genome shotgun sequence and encodes:
- the LOC131436164 gene encoding uncharacterized protein LOC131436164, with the protein product MDTMTKSNPLVVHYKNAVYDLSEFAHKHPGGLNTLKGLHNQDMQERFEKAPGHSDAAKYLMKEYKILDKNNNTSRVDANNSGQGHMNGTINGVSGSKHSSEYNDILSKGTDDSMEYLVNWNKPMLMQIPTLGKHYVDWVNKPVDRELRLFGPALLENLTKTPWWLVPVFWIPSIMYLIHIGVQDQLSKKSEDLIIQDHISPMVIACLCVGVFVWTLLEYTLHRWVFHLDPKDNWILHTFHFLIHGLHHKVPFDPYRLVFPPVPAIMLACLFYQPVRLLLPHPVLMLAGGLIGYLGYDMIHYYIHYGSPRGGHLYNMKRYHYQHHFVHHDLGFGITSAVWDKVFGTAILLRKLKYLLKW